A DNA window from Impatiens glandulifera chromosome 7, dImpGla2.1, whole genome shotgun sequence contains the following coding sequences:
- the LOC124945674 gene encoding basic leucine zipper 43-like produces MIPSEVAEINYLVSSDNFMISPCPFPSTNMTAPLHFSSFLGGNFPIGQAASPPLHGYNSTSDEADEQQTYVVDERKQRRMISNRESARRSRMRKQKHLDELCSQVMRLRMENQSLVNKLNHVAECHEKIQKENVRLKEETSGLRQMISDIRIGSPFSLLVGDLDDVNCNTAHLRAESSNQSMTASSSFLH; encoded by the coding sequence ATGATCCCATCAGAGGTTGCAGAAATCAACTACCTTGTTTCTTCAGACAATTTCATGATCAGCCCATGTCCATTTCCCTCTACTAACATGACTGCACCACTCCATTTCAGCAGTTTCTTGGGCGGGAACTTCCCCATTGGTCAAGCAGCTTCTCCTCCTTTACACGGCTATAACTCGACCTCAGATGAAGCAGATGAGCAGCAGACATATGTTGTTGATGAGAGGAAGCAGAGGAGGATGATTTCCAACAGGGAGTCAGCAAGGAGATCGAGGATGAGAAAGCAGAAGCATCTCGACGAACTTTGCTCGCAAGTCATGCGATTGAGGATGGAGAACCAAAGCCTTGTTAACAAGTTAAACCATGTGGCTGAGTGCCATGAAAAGATCCAGAAAGAGAATGTTAGGCTCAAGGAAGAAACTTCTGGCCTTCGTCAGATGATTTCTGATATCAGAATTGGCAGCCCTTTCTCTCTTTTGGTTGGGGATCTTGACGATGTTAACTGCAACACTGCTCATCTCAGAGCAGAGTCATCCAACCAAAGCATGACAGCATCGTCGAGTTTTCTTCACTGA
- the LOC124945276 gene encoding chaperonin 60 subunit beta 4, chloroplastic-like isoform X1, with protein MAACIAAATTPISSISNTQIASTRRRHSTSFMLNPRAMSKELYFNHDGSTTKKLLAGVELVADLVGVTLGPKGRNVVLQNKYGPPKIVNDGETVLKEIELEDPVEYVGVKLVRLAGAKTNDLAGDGSTTSIILARGLISEGVKITAAGINPVQIARGIEKTCKALVSELKLMSREVEDHELAHVASVSAGNDYIVGNMIAEAFAKVGRSGLIKIEKWNCAETELQIVEGMHFDRGYLSPHLVTNKEKMTVEYHDCRLLLVDKIISNPKDMFKILDSAVKEKYPILIIAEGMEPQALALLIRNKLKGVMKAAAIKAPSFGERKSHCLDDIAILTGATVVRDEAGISLEKSGKEVLGNAMKVVISKDSTLIVTDGSEDEAVSQRVGQIQKLIENTDGRVRKNMLNERSSRLSSAIAILQVGALTEVELKDKHLRIEDALNATKAAIEEGIVVGGGCSLLRLSLKVDQIKQNLDNEEQRIGAEIFRRALSYPIRQIAKNAGVNGLVVVEKVLSNDNIRFGYNAANGSYEDLVASGIIDPTKVVRCCLEHAASVAKAFLLSDAVVIDIIESTKPNRMRNPLPESGVGPVENIKFPR; from the exons ATGGCGGCATGTATAGCAGCTGCCACCACACCCATATCTTCAATTTCTAACACCCAAATAGCATCAACAAGAAGACGACATTCCACTTCTTTTATGCTCAACCCACGAGCAATGTCTAAGGAGCTTTACTTCAATCACGACGGTTCTACCACAAAGAAGCTTCTG gCTGGAGTGGAACTTGTAGCCGACTTGGTTGGAGTCACTTTGGGCCCAAAAGGAAGAAATGTGGTTCTGCAGAACAAATACGGCCCTCCTAAGATTGTCAACGATGGTGAAACTGTTCTTAAGGAG ATTGAGCTTGAAGACCCAGTGGAATATGTTGGAGTTAAGTTAGTGAGATTAGCTGGTGCGAAGACAAATGATCTTGCTGGTGATGGGTCTACAACTTCAATCATACTTGCTAGAGGTCTAATTTCAGAAGGTGTGaag ATTACAGCTGCTGGCATCAATCCTGTTCAAATTGCCAGAGGGATTGAGAAAACCTGCAAAGCCCTTGTCTCTGAACTCAAGCTGATGTCCAGAGAG GTTGAGGATCATGAATTAGCCCATGTTGCATCGGTGAGTGCGGGTAATGATTACATTGTTGGAAATATGATAGCCGAAGCTTTTGCAAAAGTAGGAAGGAGTGGCTTAATCAAAATCGAGAAATGGAATTGTGCTGAAACCGAGTTACAGATTGTAGAAGGAATGCATTTCGATCGTGGGTATTTGTCTCCTCATTTGGTCACAAACAAGGAAAAGATGACGGTTGAGTACCATGATTGCAGG TTACTCCTGGTTGACAAAATTATCTCGAATCCAAAGGATATGTTTAAGATTTTGGATAGTGCAGTTAAGGAAAAGTATCCAATCTTGATCATTGCAGAAGGAATGGAGCCTCAAGCTCTAGCTTTATtaattagaaacaaactcaaggGTGTTATGAAGGCGGCTGCTATTAAAGCTCCTTCATTTGGTGAACGAAAGAGCCATTGCTTAGATGACATTGCTATTTTGACTGGAGCGACAGTAGTTAGAGATGAAGCGGGTATTTCCCTGGAAAAATCTGGAAAAGAGGTATTGGGAAATGCTATGAAGGTCGTGATAAGTAAGGATTCGACATTAATAGTGACAGATGGAAGCGAAGATGAAGCTGTCAGCCAAAGAGTTGGCCAGATTCAAAAACTGATTGAG aaCACAGATGGGAGGGTCCGAAAGAATATGCTGAATGAACGATCATCAAGGTTATCTTCAGCTATCGCCATTCTGCAG GTTGGAGCTTTGACTGAAGTTGAGTTGAAGGACAAACATTTAAGAATTGAAGATGCTCTAAATGCTACAAAG GCAGCGATTGAAGAAGGAATCGTCGTTGGTGGAGGTTGTAGTCTTTTGAGGCTATCTTTAAAGGTGGATCAGATCAAACAAAATCTAGACAATGAAGAGCAAAGA ATTGGAGCCGAGATTTTCAGAAGAGCGTTATCTTATCCTATTCGACAGATAGCAAAAAATGCAGGTGTGAATGGGCTTGTCGTCGTGGAAAAG GTTTTGTCCAATGACAATATTAGGTTCGGCTACAACGCTGCAAATGGCTCTTACGAGGATTTAGTGGCTTCTGGCATCATTGATCCTACAAAG GTGGTAAGATGTTGTTTGGAGCATGCAGCATCGGTTGCGAAAGCCTTTTTATTGTCGGATGCTGTTGTAATTGATATCATAGAATCAACAAAGCCTAACAGAATGAGAAATCCATTGCCAGAATCGG GTGTTGGGCCGGTCGAAAACATTAAGTTTCCTAGATGA
- the LOC124945276 gene encoding chaperonin 60 subunit beta 4, chloroplastic-like isoform X2, whose protein sequence is MAACIAAATTPISSISNTQIASTRRRHSTSFMLNPRAMSKELYFNHDGSTTKKLLAGVELVADLVGVTLGPKGRNVVLQNKYGPPKIVNDGETVLKEIELEDPVEYVGVKLVRLAGAKTNDLAGDGSTTSIILARGLISEGVKITAAGINPVQIARGIEKTCKALVSELKLMSREVEDHELAHVASVSAGNDYIVGNMIAEAFAKVGRSGLIKIEKWNCAETELQIVEGMHFDRGYLSPHLVTNKEKMTVEYHDCRLLLVDKIISNPKDMFKILDSAVKEKYPILIIAEGMEPQALALLIRNKLKGVMKAAAIKAPSFGERKSHCLDDIAILTGATVVRDEAGISLEKSGKEVLGNAMKVVISKDSTLIVTDGSEDEAVSQRVGQIQKLIENTDGRVRKNMLNERSSRLSSAIAILQVGALTEVELKDKHLRIEDALNATKAAIEEGIVVGGGCSLLRLSLKVDQIKQNLDNEEQRIGAEIFRRALSYPIRQIAKNAGVNGLVVVEKNYCRFCPMTILGSATTLQMALTRI, encoded by the exons ATGGCGGCATGTATAGCAGCTGCCACCACACCCATATCTTCAATTTCTAACACCCAAATAGCATCAACAAGAAGACGACATTCCACTTCTTTTATGCTCAACCCACGAGCAATGTCTAAGGAGCTTTACTTCAATCACGACGGTTCTACCACAAAGAAGCTTCTG gCTGGAGTGGAACTTGTAGCCGACTTGGTTGGAGTCACTTTGGGCCCAAAAGGAAGAAATGTGGTTCTGCAGAACAAATACGGCCCTCCTAAGATTGTCAACGATGGTGAAACTGTTCTTAAGGAG ATTGAGCTTGAAGACCCAGTGGAATATGTTGGAGTTAAGTTAGTGAGATTAGCTGGTGCGAAGACAAATGATCTTGCTGGTGATGGGTCTACAACTTCAATCATACTTGCTAGAGGTCTAATTTCAGAAGGTGTGaag ATTACAGCTGCTGGCATCAATCCTGTTCAAATTGCCAGAGGGATTGAGAAAACCTGCAAAGCCCTTGTCTCTGAACTCAAGCTGATGTCCAGAGAG GTTGAGGATCATGAATTAGCCCATGTTGCATCGGTGAGTGCGGGTAATGATTACATTGTTGGAAATATGATAGCCGAAGCTTTTGCAAAAGTAGGAAGGAGTGGCTTAATCAAAATCGAGAAATGGAATTGTGCTGAAACCGAGTTACAGATTGTAGAAGGAATGCATTTCGATCGTGGGTATTTGTCTCCTCATTTGGTCACAAACAAGGAAAAGATGACGGTTGAGTACCATGATTGCAGG TTACTCCTGGTTGACAAAATTATCTCGAATCCAAAGGATATGTTTAAGATTTTGGATAGTGCAGTTAAGGAAAAGTATCCAATCTTGATCATTGCAGAAGGAATGGAGCCTCAAGCTCTAGCTTTATtaattagaaacaaactcaaggGTGTTATGAAGGCGGCTGCTATTAAAGCTCCTTCATTTGGTGAACGAAAGAGCCATTGCTTAGATGACATTGCTATTTTGACTGGAGCGACAGTAGTTAGAGATGAAGCGGGTATTTCCCTGGAAAAATCTGGAAAAGAGGTATTGGGAAATGCTATGAAGGTCGTGATAAGTAAGGATTCGACATTAATAGTGACAGATGGAAGCGAAGATGAAGCTGTCAGCCAAAGAGTTGGCCAGATTCAAAAACTGATTGAG aaCACAGATGGGAGGGTCCGAAAGAATATGCTGAATGAACGATCATCAAGGTTATCTTCAGCTATCGCCATTCTGCAG GTTGGAGCTTTGACTGAAGTTGAGTTGAAGGACAAACATTTAAGAATTGAAGATGCTCTAAATGCTACAAAG GCAGCGATTGAAGAAGGAATCGTCGTTGGTGGAGGTTGTAGTCTTTTGAGGCTATCTTTAAAGGTGGATCAGATCAAACAAAATCTAGACAATGAAGAGCAAAGA ATTGGAGCCGAGATTTTCAGAAGAGCGTTATCTTATCCTATTCGACAGATAGCAAAAAATGCAGGTGTGAATGGGCTTGTCGTCGTGGAAAAG AACTATTGCAGGTTTTGTCCAATGACAATATTAGGTTCGGCTACAACGCTGCAAATGGCTCTTACGAGGATTTAG
- the LOC124944638 gene encoding 6-phosphogluconate dehydrogenase, decarboxylating 2: MATTLTRIGLAGLAVMGQNLALNIAEKGFPISVYNRSSSKVDETVERAKKEGDLPLYGFHDPESFVLSIQKPRVIIMLVKAGAPVDDTIKTLSVYLEKGDCIIDGGNEWYENTERREKAMTELGFLYLGMGVSGGEEGARNGPSMMPGGSFEAYKNIEDILVKVAAQVDSGPCVTYIGKGGSGNFVKMVHNGIEYGDMQLIAEAYDVLKSVGKLSNEELHQVFSEWNKGELLSFLVEITADIFKIKDDKADGHLVDKVLDKTGMKGTGKWTVQQAAELSIAAPTIAASLDSRFLSGLKEERVLAAKVFQSSGIGEILTDQAVVDKQKLIDDVRQALYASKICSYAQGMNLIRAKSEEKDWGLKLGELARIWKGGCIIRAIFLDRIKQAYDRNADLANLLVDPEFAGEVVDRQAAWRRVVCLAINAGISTPGMSTSLAYFDTYRRERLPANLVQAQRDYFGAHTYERTDIPGSFHTEWFKLAKQSKI; this comes from the coding sequence ATGGCAACTACTCTTACCAGAATCGGTCTTGCTGGGCTAGCAGTAATGGGACAGAATCTTGCCCTGAACATAGCAGAAAAAGGGTTTCCCATTTCAGTTTACAACAGAAGTTCTTCGAAAGTCGATGAAACCGTGGAGAGAGCTAAGAAAGAAGGAGACCTCCCACTATACGGTTTCCATGATCCCGAATCCTTTGTACTTTCCATTCAAAAGCCACGAGTGATCATAATGCTCGTCAAGGCAGGAGCACCTGTTGACGACACAATCAAAACCCTGTCCGTCTACTTAGAAAAAGGAGACTGCATAATCGACGGAGGAAACGAATGGTACGAAAACAccgagagaagagagaaagccATGACTGAGTTAGGATTTCTCTATCTCGGAATGGGAGTTTCAGGTGGAGAAGAAGGAGCTAGAAATGGACCTTCCATGATGCCTGGTGGCTCGTTTGAAGCTTATAAAAACATCGAAGATATCCTTGTGAAAGTAGCGGCTCAAGTTGACAGCGGTCCTTGCGTTACTTACATAGGAAAAGGCGGGTCTGGAAATTTCGTGAAGATGGTTCATAACGGGATTGAATATGGTGATATGCAGCTGATTGCGGAAGCCTACGACGTGCTGAAATCGGTTGGAAAGCTTTCTAACGAAGAACTACATCAAGTCTTCTCAGAATGGAACAAAGGAGAGCTTCTAAGCTTCTTGGTTGAGATTACTGCTGATATATTCAAAATCAAAGACGATAAAGCAGACGGGCATCTAGTGGATAAAGTGCTCGACAAAACCGGGATGAAAGGAACTGGAAAATGGACAGTTCAGCAAGCAGCCGAGCTCTCAATCGCTGCTCCAACTATCGCTGCATCTTTGGACTCGAGATTCCTCAGCGGGTTGAAAGAGGAACGAGTTTTGGCAGCGAAAGTCTTCCAATCGAGCGGTATCGGGGAAATCTTAACCGATCAAGCGGTTGTCGACAAGCAGAAGTTGATTGACGATGTTCGTCAGGCTCTTTACGCTTCCAAGATATGCAGCTACGCACAGGGGATGAACTTGATCCGCGCGAAGAGCGAAGAAAAGGATTGGGGATTAAAATTGGGGGAGCTTGCTAGGATTTGGAAAGGCGGTTGTATTATTCGCGCTATATTTTTGGATCGGATTAAGCAGGCTTATGACAGGAACGCTGATCTTGCGAATTTACTTGTTGATCCTGAGTTTGCAGGTGAGGTTGTGGATAGACAGGCAGCTTGGAGGAGAGTTGTTTGTCTTGCTATTAATGCGGGCATAAGCACTCCTGGAATGTCAACTAGTCTTGCTTATTTCGACACTTATAGAAGGGAACGATTGCCTGCAAATTTGGTTCAGGCTCAAAGGGATTACTTTGGAGCTCATACTTACGAGAGGACTGATATTCCCGGCTCTTTCCATACTGAATGGTTCAAGCTCGCTAAACAGTCGAAGATTTGA
- the LOC124909837 gene encoding putative F-box protein At3g10240, with protein sequence MKSLMRLRCVCKLFRSMIDDPYFIKLHHSRSLACPESSTRILIYTIYNLENVDFFSVEIGGDQQAVHCATFPIDYLVSVHYLRSDNVRDRVCVFPQVVKGLVLLKDRIWNPLTGHVTSLPPAEEKDLPEGQPTYRFLGFDPHANQYKVLYISSLSVCKILTIGIDGIIGSWRFIKTYPKEMQSPLLRGCGHDMLYLSNRGDYPSCVLALDLHTEVFHTPSFPVDNISRNAWSIYNAFPGRSVFNYNDSFWRSDGKGGWDKKLDIPRPYKMLGTLGKGEVLLHSYSEEYDDTTLVGFNLETGFLREIHSPRFLREIHTPHFQYLLYKGVETHMECLIRF encoded by the coding sequence ATGAAGTCTCTAATGCGTTTACGTTGCGTATGCAAGTTGTTTCGTTCCATGATTGACGATCCTTACTTCATCAAACTTCACCATTCACGGTCCCTCGCTTGTCCTGAAAGCAGCACGCGCATCCTCATTTACACCATCTACAACCTGGAGAATGTGGATTTCTTCTCCGTGGAAATCGGAGGAGACCAACAAGCGGTTCACTGCGCTACGTTTCCTATAGACTATTTGGTTTCAGTTCACTACCTAAGGAGTGACAACGTTCGTGATAGGGTTTGCGTCTTTCCCCAGGTTGTGAAAGGCCTGGTTCTCCTTAAGGATCGAATCTGGAATCCGCTAACCGGTCATGTAACCAGCCTTCCGCCTGCAGAGGAGAAGGATCTTCCCGAAGGGCAGCCAACTTATAGATTCTTGGGTTTCGATCCACATGCAAACCAGTACAAAGTGCTCTACATAAGTTCACTTTCTGTTTGCAAAATACTGACAATTGGAATAGACGGCATAATTGGCTCATGGAGATTCATCAAAACCTATCCTAAGGAGATGCAATCCCCTTTGCTAAGGGGTTGTGGACACGATATGTTGTACCTGAGCAATCGAGGCGACTACCCCAGCTGCGTCCTGGCCTTGGACCTTCATACGGAAGTGTTTCATACTCCTTCTTTTCCTGTGGACAACATCAGCCGCAATGCATGGTCTATATACAATGCATTCCCAGGGAGATCGGTGTTCAATTATAATGATTCGTTTTGGCGATCGGACGGCAAAGGCGGATGGGACAAGAAATTAGACATTCCGAGACCCTATAAGATGTTGGGCACTTTGGGCAAAGGTGAGGTACTTCTTCATTCTTACAGTGAAGAGTACGATGATACAACATTGGTAGGGTTTAACCTGGAGACTGGATTTTTAAGAGAAATTCATTCTCCTAGATTTTTAAGAGAGATTCATACtcctcattttcaatatttattatacaaaggTGTAGAAACCCACATGGAATGCTTGATtcgattttaa